A single genomic interval of Malania oleifera isolate guangnan ecotype guangnan chromosome 11, ASM2987363v1, whole genome shotgun sequence harbors:
- the LOC131167832 gene encoding plant UBX domain-containing protein 1 has product MRVHSPPPPLFKRRRFSGVRHPMDADAAKAKLEAAKQKFGREIHVFETSTASVKPKEESGGDETDDFYEFTAEDYYRILATRKEDKYLKTRKIREAEEAARRSRVTKAVIRVRFPDNYTLEATFHPSEKIQSLVDLLVRVVARPELPFYIYTTPPKKQIRDMTQDFFSAGFVPGAIVYFSYDLPKGDDSTFANSGLFLQEEILSLKGLELVPDHPEPKQPSPEPATPDSQPHVVQERKPADKKLVKPKWLKM; this is encoded by the exons ATGAGAGTTCATTCTCCACCGCCACCACTTTTCAAGAGAAGGCGATTCTCCGGCGTTCGTCATCCCATGGATGCAGACGCAGCCAAg GCCAAGCTTGAAGCTGCAAAACAAAAATTCGGACGAGAAATCCATGTTTTTGAAACATCAACAGCTTCTGTAAAGCCTAAGGAAGAGTCTGGTGGCG ATGAGACAGATGACTTCTATGAGTTCACTGCAGAGGACTATTATAGAATTTTGGCAACCAGAAAAGAAG ATAAATACTTAAAGACAAGGAAAATTCGAGAAGCAGAAGAGGCTGCTCGCAGGTCAAGAGTAACAAAG GCTGTCATTAGGGTACGCTTTCCTGATAATTATACATTAGAGGCCACTTTTCATCCGTCAGAGAAAATTCAGAGCTTAGTTGATCTTCTTGTGAGAGTGGTTGCTCGGCCAGAACTACCATTCTATATCT ATACAACTCCTCCTAAGAAGCAAATAAGGGACATGACACAAGATTTTTTTTCTGCTGGCTTTGTTCCTGGTGCAATTGTATATTTTTCATATGATTTACCAAAAG GTGACGATAGTACATTTGCTAATTCTGGTCTGTTCCTTCAAGAGGAGATCTTGTCTTTGAAAGGCTTGGAACTTGTTCCTGATCACCCAGAGCCTAAGCAACCTTCACCAGAACCCGCGACTCCAGACTCACAACCCCATGTTGTCCAAGAGCGCAAGCCTGCTGACAAAAAACTCGTTAAGCCGAAGTGGCTGAAAATGTGA